The following proteins are co-located in the Pyxidicoccus xibeiensis genome:
- a CDS encoding protein-glutamate methylesterase/protein-glutamine glutaminase produces MSAQDSISVLVIDDSAHNRRTLSTLLESAPDVRVLDRAADGEEGLKKVLELKPDVVTLDLEMPKLGGYTFLRLLMRTLPTPVIVISSYAHKSDVFKALELGAFDFIAKPPRGTQEALDGLRGELLDKVRAARHVRPGQRHAAPGARAMAVAGELPLVVAVGASTGGPPAVQRLLEGLAAEPTPCVLVSQHMPSQFTRAFAERLDRIGPFTVTEACDGDVVQPGHVYIAPGGRHMVVAERGTRLELHTPPPTPLDKYAPSVDRLFTSVAQVLGSKSLAVVLTGMGADGAEGAREVHRAGGEVWAESEETAVVFGMPGEAIATGAVKRVLRLGDIGPALAAVAKRRR; encoded by the coding sequence ATGAGCGCGCAGGACTCCATCTCCGTGCTCGTCATCGACGACTCGGCGCACAACCGCCGCACCCTCTCCACGCTGCTGGAGTCCGCGCCGGACGTGCGCGTGCTGGACCGCGCGGCGGACGGCGAGGAGGGGCTGAAGAAGGTCCTGGAGCTGAAGCCGGACGTGGTGACGTTGGACTTGGAGATGCCGAAGCTGGGGGGCTACACATTCTTGCGGCTGCTGATGCGCACGCTGCCCACGCCCGTCATCGTCATCTCCAGCTACGCGCACAAGTCGGACGTGTTCAAGGCGCTGGAGCTGGGGGCCTTCGACTTCATCGCCAAGCCGCCCCGGGGCACGCAGGAGGCGCTGGACGGGCTGCGCGGCGAGCTGCTCGACAAGGTGCGCGCGGCCCGGCACGTCCGTCCCGGACAGCGGCACGCGGCGCCGGGCGCGCGGGCCATGGCGGTGGCGGGCGAGCTGCCGCTGGTGGTGGCGGTGGGCGCGTCCACGGGCGGGCCTCCCGCTGTCCAGCGACTGCTGGAGGGGCTGGCCGCGGAGCCGACGCCGTGCGTGCTGGTGAGCCAGCACATGCCCTCGCAGTTCACCCGCGCCTTCGCGGAGCGGTTGGACCGCATCGGCCCCTTCACGGTGACGGAGGCGTGTGACGGGGACGTGGTGCAGCCGGGGCACGTGTACATCGCCCCGGGCGGGCGTCACATGGTGGTGGCCGAGCGCGGGACGCGGCTGGAGCTGCACACGCCGCCGCCCACGCCGCTGGACAAGTACGCGCCCAGCGTGGACCGGCTCTTCACCAGCGTGGCGCAGGTGCTGGGCTCCAAGTCGCTGGCCGTCGTGCTGACGGGCATGGGCGCGGACGGCGCGGAGGGCGCCCGCGAGGTGCACCGCGCGGGCGGCGAGGTCTGGGCCGAGTCGGAGGAGACGGCCGTCGTGTTCGGCATGCCCGGAGAGGCCATCGCCACCGGGGCGGTGAAG
- a CDS encoding chemotaxis protein CheW — translation MSRFAELLDDFFYRPDEDVAGLQDFASGSDGAQGSAPEEVPEEYLAFRLEGECYAVPIRVVREISKVPPLTEIPRAEPHLLGVMNLRGELLPAYDIKMRLRLADRAPVVAGPEALQPPREARILVLRTESGPAGVWVDGVTGVVKLKPSMLEAAPPGLRTGERDCVVGIGRRGATLYILLDPEQALSS, via the coding sequence GTGTCCAGGTTCGCTGAGCTGCTCGACGACTTCTTCTACCGCCCGGACGAGGATGTCGCCGGCCTGCAGGACTTTGCTTCCGGGAGCGACGGGGCCCAGGGCTCCGCGCCCGAGGAGGTGCCGGAGGAGTACCTGGCCTTCCGCCTGGAGGGCGAGTGCTACGCGGTGCCCATCCGCGTCGTGCGCGAAATCTCCAAGGTGCCGCCGCTGACGGAGATTCCGCGGGCGGAGCCCCACCTGCTGGGCGTGATGAACCTGCGGGGCGAGCTGCTGCCCGCCTACGACATCAAGATGCGGCTGCGGCTGGCGGACCGGGCGCCGGTGGTGGCCGGGCCCGAGGCACTCCAGCCCCCGCGCGAGGCGCGCATCCTGGTGCTGCGCACGGAGTCCGGCCCGGCCGGGGTGTGGGTGGACGGCGTCACCGGCGTGGTGAAGCTGAAGCCCTCCATGCTGGAGGCGGCGCCGCCGGGGCTGCGCACCGGGGAGCGCGACTGCGTGGTGGGCATCGGCCGGCGGGGCGCGACGCTCTACATCCTCCTGGACCCGGAGCAGGCGCTCTCGTCATGA
- a CDS encoding response regulator: MRVKVLIVEDSKASREYIAAMVEAVEGIEAVVTSSGFEALKLLPRHRFELIITDINMPDINGLELINFVKKNPNYRDVPLFIITTEGREQDRERGMALGATEYLVKPFLPGSLEGLLRRYLKLP; encoded by the coding sequence ATGCGTGTGAAGGTGTTGATTGTCGAGGACTCGAAAGCGTCGCGCGAGTACATCGCGGCGATGGTAGAGGCCGTGGAGGGCATCGAGGCGGTGGTGACCTCGAGCGGCTTCGAGGCGCTGAAGCTGCTGCCGCGCCACCGGTTCGAGCTCATCATCACCGACATCAACATGCCGGACATCAACGGGCTGGAGCTCATCAACTTCGTCAAGAAAAACCCCAACTACCGGGACGTGCCGCTCTTCATCATCACCACCGAGGGGCGCGAGCAGGACCGCGAGCGGGGGATGGCGCTGGGCGCGACGGAGTACCTGGTCAAGCCGTTCCTGCCCGGGAGCCTGGAAGGGCTCCTGCGCCGGTACCTGAAGCTGCCGTGA
- a CDS encoding riboflavin synthase, with protein sequence MFTGLIQDLGRVERVIPGGMTDLWIRTTLGAERFDLGESIAVDGACLTVVERSGDTFKVQAAPETLRRTTLGAVRPGDRVNLERALALGDRLGGHLVSGHVDAVSQVLETYPEGGSWVMVFRLPGELAPYFIEKGSVAIDGISLTVNTVGEDRFAVQLIPETQERTTLRGKPVGARVNLEADQIGKYVARLFALQRGQGAPGGGGLTAAAVRAAGFGTP encoded by the coding sequence ATGTTCACCGGACTCATCCAGGACCTGGGCAGGGTGGAGCGCGTCATCCCCGGCGGCATGACGGACCTCTGGATTCGCACGACGCTGGGCGCGGAGAGGTTCGACCTGGGCGAGTCCATCGCCGTGGACGGCGCGTGCCTCACGGTGGTGGAGCGCTCGGGGGACACCTTCAAGGTCCAGGCCGCGCCGGAGACGCTGCGGCGCACCACCCTGGGCGCCGTGCGGCCGGGCGACCGGGTGAACCTGGAGCGCGCCCTGGCGCTGGGCGACCGGCTGGGCGGGCACCTGGTCTCCGGCCACGTGGACGCCGTGAGCCAGGTGCTGGAGACGTACCCCGAGGGCGGCTCCTGGGTGATGGTCTTCCGGCTGCCCGGGGAGCTGGCTCCCTACTTCATCGAGAAGGGCTCGGTGGCCATCGACGGCATCAGCCTCACGGTGAACACGGTGGGGGAGGACCGCTTCGCAGTGCAGCTCATCCCGGAGACGCAGGAGCGCACCACCCTGCGGGGCAAGCCGGTAGGGGCCCGGGTCAACCTGGAGGCGGACCAGATTGGGAAGTACGTGGCCCGGCTGTTCGCGCTCCAGCGGGGGCAGGGGGCACCCGGGGGCGGCGGGCTGACGGCGGCGGCCGTCCGGGCGGCGGGGTTCGGCACGCCGTAG
- a CDS encoding chemotaxis protein CheW gives MKDSVNLLARRPRAVLDAPTSEADTVVQLCAFFVGREEYVLDIMRVEEILPPQRVTPIPHAPSFVEGVLHLRGTILPVVDLRSRLLGQPTPESPKARLLVCRLGTRRVAVRVDRVAEVMRVRRGDIKPAPALVVAGRSPFVVGVCGPPERLRLLLDLKALLRAELERESSRKPE, from the coding sequence ATGAAGGACTCCGTCAACCTCCTGGCGCGCCGGCCGCGCGCGGTGCTGGACGCGCCCACCTCCGAGGCGGACACGGTGGTGCAGCTGTGCGCCTTCTTCGTGGGCCGCGAGGAGTACGTGCTGGACATCATGCGCGTGGAGGAAATCCTCCCGCCCCAGCGTGTCACCCCCATCCCCCATGCTCCTTCCTTCGTGGAGGGGGTGCTGCACCTGCGAGGCACCATCCTGCCGGTGGTGGACCTGCGCAGCCGGCTCCTGGGCCAGCCGACGCCGGAGTCGCCCAAGGCGCGGCTGCTGGTGTGCCGGCTGGGGACGCGGCGCGTGGCGGTGCGCGTGGACCGGGTGGCGGAGGTGATGCGGGTGCGCCGCGGGGACATCAAGCCCGCGCCCGCGCTGGTGGTGGCGGGGCGCTCGCCCTTCGTGGTGGGCGTGTGCGGGCCGCCGGAGCGCCTGAGGTTGCTGCTGGACCTCAAGGCCCTGCTGCGCGCGGAGCTGGAGCGCGAGTCCTCGAGGAAGCCGGAGTGA
- the ribH gene encoding 6,7-dimethyl-8-ribityllumazine synthase, which produces MPRYFDGDFLPPKGRFAICVARFNGFITEELAKGAVDTLVRHGVADADIDVYRCPGTYELPGLVRRITESRQYAGVITLGAVIRGGTPHFDYVAGECAKGIGSVAFTAAAASPATAVTFGVLTCDTVEQAIDRAGVKAGNKGAEATLACIEMVNLYAKLAATEGRKG; this is translated from the coding sequence ATGCCTCGCTATTTCGACGGTGACTTCCTTCCCCCCAAGGGGCGCTTCGCCATCTGCGTGGCCCGCTTCAACGGCTTCATCACCGAGGAGCTGGCCAAGGGCGCCGTGGACACCCTGGTGCGCCATGGCGTCGCGGACGCGGACATCGACGTGTACCGCTGCCCCGGCACCTACGAGCTGCCCGGCCTGGTCCGCCGCATCACGGAGTCCCGCCAGTACGCGGGCGTCATCACCCTGGGCGCCGTCATCCGGGGCGGCACCCCCCACTTCGACTACGTCGCGGGCGAGTGCGCCAAGGGCATCGGCTCGGTGGCCTTCACCGCGGCGGCGGCCTCGCCGGCCACGGCCGTCACCTTCGGTGTGCTGACGTGCGACACCGTGGAGCAGGCCATCGACCGGGCGGGCGTGAAGGCGGGCAACAAGGGCGCGGAGGCCACGCTGGCCTGCATCGAGATGGTCAACCTGTACGCGAAGCTGGCGGCGACCGAAGGAAGGAAGGGGTAG
- a CDS encoding M17 family peptidase N-terminal domain-containing protein, which produces MSQTTTHDIGLDGLDALGGVDALCLFVSEDDRPLPSSAGYVDWRLCGALSRVLKNGFFTGAKDDWLLLPSDGKLPVPRIFVVGLGSRQKLDAGALGEALANAGRVLSRAKVDSVALEVPGGGRTEDAARAEAFQKGFLPAFKGARVAVLADKGLVRLLPGRKG; this is translated from the coding sequence GTGAGCCAGACGACGACGCACGACATCGGGTTGGACGGGCTGGACGCGCTCGGCGGGGTAGATGCCCTCTGCCTCTTCGTGAGCGAGGATGACCGGCCCCTGCCGTCCTCCGCGGGCTACGTGGACTGGCGCCTGTGCGGCGCGCTGTCCCGGGTGCTCAAGAATGGCTTCTTCACCGGCGCCAAGGACGACTGGCTCCTGCTGCCGTCCGACGGGAAGCTGCCTGTGCCGCGCATCTTCGTGGTGGGGCTGGGCTCCCGTCAGAAGCTGGACGCTGGCGCCCTGGGCGAGGCCCTGGCCAACGCGGGCCGGGTGCTGAGCCGGGCGAAGGTGGACTCGGTGGCCCTGGAGGTGCCCGGAGGCGGCCGGACGGAGGACGCGGCGCGGGCCGAGGCCTTCCAGAAGGGCTTCCTGCCGGCGTTCAAGGGCGCACGGGTAGCGGTCCTCGCGGACAAGGGGCTCGTCCGGCTGCTGCCAGGCCGCAAGGGGTGA
- a CDS encoding CheR family methyltransferase codes for MSRFDDSRPEMTVEEFRLLRDHVYSHCGILVHEDMKFVMERRLWPRLEALGLADFGAYHRYLRYDPQRHAELEAAVESLTTHETYFFREPSQLKAFCDELLPVLEKRNGRLKRLRLWSAGCSSGEEAYTLAMLLKDSHRFDDWDVEVYGTDISRRVLALARRAEYGPSALRATSADLLERFFVPAGNNRVRVRDEVRSWVSFGHHNLLDETGSQLVPRMDAVFCRNVMIYFDQAARRRVLRIVRDRLVPGGYLLLGHSENLLNLGADFELVHLRGDLVYRRPELPGLTGGEGR; via the coding sequence GTGTCACGCTTCGACGACAGTCGCCCGGAGATGACGGTGGAGGAGTTCCGCCTCCTGCGGGACCACGTGTATTCGCACTGCGGTATCCTGGTGCACGAGGACATGAAGTTCGTGATGGAGCGCCGGCTGTGGCCGCGGCTGGAGGCGCTGGGCCTGGCGGACTTCGGCGCGTACCACCGCTACCTGCGCTACGACCCGCAGCGGCACGCCGAGCTGGAAGCGGCCGTCGAGTCGCTCACCACGCACGAGACGTACTTCTTCCGCGAGCCCTCGCAGCTCAAGGCCTTCTGCGACGAGCTGCTGCCGGTGCTGGAGAAGCGCAACGGGCGCCTGAAGCGGCTGCGGCTGTGGTCGGCGGGCTGTTCCTCCGGCGAGGAGGCCTACACGCTGGCCATGCTCCTCAAGGACAGCCACCGCTTCGACGACTGGGACGTGGAGGTGTACGGCACGGACATCTCGCGGCGCGTGCTGGCGCTGGCGCGGCGCGCGGAGTACGGCCCGTCCGCGCTGCGCGCCACGTCGGCGGACCTGCTGGAGCGCTTCTTCGTGCCGGCGGGCAACAACCGCGTGCGCGTACGCGACGAGGTGCGCTCCTGGGTGTCCTTCGGCCACCACAACCTGCTGGACGAGACGGGCAGCCAGCTGGTGCCGCGCATGGACGCCGTCTTCTGCCGCAACGTGATGATCTACTTCGACCAGGCGGCGCGCCGCCGGGTGCTGCGCATCGTCAGGGACCGGCTCGTTCCAGGGGGGTATCTGTTGCTGGGCCACTCGGAGAACCTCCTCAACCTGGGCGCGGACTTCGAGCTGGTGCACCTGCGCGGAGACCTGGTGTACCGCCGGCCGGAGCTGCCGGGGTTGACGGGAGGGGAGGGCCGATGA
- the nusB gene encoding transcription antitermination factor NusB yields the protein MGARRTGRERALQALYQLDMSQATVAEALESAWTASEEAKRDPDAVKFARELVEGVQAHRDEIDELIERHSHNWRLDRMSRIDRNVLRLGIFELKYRPDIPRKVSINEAVELGKNFGTEESSAFVNGLLDRVAVALNKQ from the coding sequence ATGGGCGCGCGGAGAACGGGACGCGAGCGGGCACTGCAGGCGCTCTACCAGCTGGACATGTCGCAGGCGACGGTGGCCGAGGCCCTGGAGTCCGCGTGGACGGCCTCCGAGGAGGCCAAGAGAGACCCGGACGCGGTGAAGTTCGCCCGCGAGCTGGTGGAGGGCGTGCAGGCCCACCGCGACGAAATCGACGAGCTGATTGAGCGGCACAGCCACAACTGGCGGCTGGACCGCATGTCCCGCATCGACCGCAACGTGCTGCGCCTGGGCATCTTCGAACTGAAGTACCGCCCCGACATCCCCCGCAAGGTGTCCATCAACGAGGCGGTGGAGCTGGGGAAGAACTTCGGGACCGAGGAGTCCAGCGCCTTCGTGAACGGCCTGCTGGACCGGGTCGCCGTCGCGCTCAACAAGCAGTGA
- a CDS encoding chemotaxis protein CheW — MNPGSKALAEFVAEATEILDALGKDLLVLDERRGQEADPELVNGIFRAAHSLKGLSGLFGQERISRLAHGTEDLLDRLRLGKLRLDDTVLDALIEVLDAFQALLAEAARGAESEPLTRRVEDMSTRLERLGSPPAVSDEDPLDRLELDAHVRSVFTEYEEHRLRENVRRGVSLWRVRAAFDLSDFDKGLADLNARLKPLGEVISTLPSARPGGTHGIAFDLIFGAQAASAQLEAGLQGTPAELSQLVVRPAAPQASTGGPSSTSQSTLTRVAPAEVVPAAPAKRGGKKKGARAAPGPGAQPLLPSLTRAGDIAAPDSDSGSGLGSGSEDALVPASSLQPYDAGTPPAPPVALVQGPSVAQRVRAVVTEAPGAQKAVTPAAGRMEADTSLRSLTQTVRVDIGRLDGLINMVGELLLIKANLQRLAESARQDGTVALSKLFGQELARETRGLERKLEALQEGLLEARMVPVGQVFDKLARLVRRITREAGKEIEFVISGGEVELDKLIVEELSDPLMHLIRNAIDHGVESPEARLAAGKSRRAVVSLRAEQKGNHVVIEVSDDGAGIDELRVREVALTRGLITFSQAAEMSRRELLNLIFLPGFSTARSVSELSGRGVGLDVVKNNLGNLSGIIDVWSERGKGTAFHLTLPVTLAIIRALVVGVSGRTYAVPLNSVLEILSVQPREIRTVERREVLDLRGQTLPFVRLARMFALPERPVSRHFVVVVGLAQERLGIAVDELHGQQDIVTKPLGGRLQSVRGISGATDLGNRRTVLVLDVAALLEEGMALERRRA, encoded by the coding sequence GTGAACCCCGGGAGCAAGGCCCTGGCCGAGTTCGTGGCCGAGGCGACGGAAATCCTCGACGCCCTGGGCAAGGACCTGCTCGTCCTGGACGAGCGGCGCGGCCAGGAGGCGGACCCGGAGCTGGTCAACGGCATCTTCCGCGCCGCGCACTCGCTCAAGGGGCTGTCCGGCCTGTTCGGCCAGGAGCGCATCTCCCGCCTGGCGCACGGCACCGAGGACCTGCTCGACAGGCTGCGGCTGGGGAAGCTGCGGCTGGACGACACGGTGCTGGACGCGCTGATTGAAGTGCTCGACGCCTTCCAGGCGCTGCTGGCGGAGGCGGCGCGGGGCGCGGAGTCCGAGCCGCTCACCCGGCGCGTGGAGGACATGTCCACGCGGCTGGAGCGGCTGGGCTCTCCTCCGGCCGTGTCGGACGAGGACCCGCTGGACAGGCTGGAGCTGGACGCGCACGTGCGCTCCGTCTTCACCGAGTACGAGGAGCACCGGCTGCGGGAGAACGTGCGGCGCGGCGTGTCCCTGTGGCGCGTGCGCGCGGCGTTCGACTTGTCCGACTTCGACAAGGGGCTGGCGGACCTCAACGCGCGCCTCAAGCCGCTGGGCGAGGTCATCAGCACGCTGCCCTCCGCGCGGCCCGGTGGGACGCACGGCATCGCCTTCGACCTCATCTTCGGCGCGCAGGCGGCCAGCGCGCAGCTCGAGGCCGGGCTCCAGGGCACGCCCGCGGAGCTGTCCCAGCTGGTGGTGCGCCCCGCGGCGCCCCAGGCCTCCACCGGCGGCCCGTCCTCCACCTCCCAGTCCACGCTCACCCGGGTGGCGCCCGCCGAGGTGGTGCCCGCGGCTCCGGCGAAGCGGGGCGGCAAGAAGAAGGGCGCCAGGGCCGCGCCGGGGCCCGGGGCCCAGCCGCTGCTGCCCTCCCTGACGCGCGCCGGGGACATCGCTGCTCCGGACTCGGACTCGGGCTCGGGCTTGGGCTCAGGCTCGGAAGACGCGCTGGTGCCGGCTTCGTCCCTCCAGCCCTACGACGCCGGCACGCCCCCGGCGCCGCCGGTGGCCCTCGTGCAGGGGCCCTCCGTGGCGCAGCGGGTCCGGGCCGTGGTGACGGAGGCTCCGGGCGCGCAGAAGGCCGTCACGCCCGCGGCCGGGCGCATGGAGGCGGACACGTCGCTGCGCTCGCTGACGCAGACGGTGCGCGTGGACATCGGCCGGCTGGACGGCCTCATCAACATGGTGGGCGAGCTGCTGCTCATCAAGGCCAACCTCCAGCGCCTGGCGGAGTCCGCGCGGCAGGACGGCACGGTGGCGCTGTCCAAGTTGTTCGGTCAGGAGCTGGCGCGCGAGACGCGGGGCCTGGAGCGCAAGCTGGAGGCGCTCCAGGAGGGCCTGCTGGAAGCGCGGATGGTGCCCGTCGGCCAGGTGTTCGACAAGCTGGCCCGGCTGGTGCGCCGCATCACCCGCGAGGCGGGCAAGGAAATCGAGTTCGTCATCAGCGGCGGCGAGGTGGAGCTGGACAAGCTCATCGTCGAGGAGCTGAGCGACCCGCTGATGCACCTCATCCGCAACGCCATCGACCATGGCGTGGAGTCGCCCGAGGCGCGGCTGGCGGCGGGCAAGTCCCGGCGCGCGGTGGTGTCGCTGCGCGCCGAGCAGAAGGGCAACCACGTCGTCATCGAGGTGAGCGACGACGGGGCCGGCATCGACGAGCTGCGCGTGCGCGAGGTGGCCCTCACCCGGGGCCTCATCACCTTCTCCCAGGCGGCGGAGATGAGCCGGCGCGAGCTGCTCAACCTCATCTTCCTGCCCGGCTTCTCCACCGCGCGCAGCGTGTCCGAGCTGTCCGGGCGCGGCGTGGGCCTGGACGTGGTGAAGAACAACCTGGGCAACCTGTCCGGCATCATCGACGTGTGGAGCGAGCGCGGGAAGGGCACCGCCTTCCACCTCACGCTGCCCGTCACCCTGGCCATCATCCGCGCGCTCGTCGTCGGGGTGAGCGGGCGCACCTACGCGGTGCCGCTCAACAGCGTGCTGGAAATCCTCTCCGTGCAGCCCAGGGAAATCCGCACGGTGGAGCGCCGCGAGGTGCTGGACCTGCGCGGGCAGACGCTGCCCTTCGTGCGGCTGGCGAGGATGTTCGCGCTGCCGGAGCGGCCGGTGAGCCGGCACTTCGTGGTGGTGGTGGGGCTGGCGCAGGAGCGGCTGGGCATCGCCGTGGACGAGCTGCACGGCCAGCAGGACATCGTCACCAAGCCCCTGGGAGGCCGGCTCCAGTCCGTCCGGGGCATCTCCGGCGCCACGGACCTGGGCAACCGGCGCACGGTGCTGGTGCTGGACGTGGCGGCGCTGCTGGAGGAGGGCATGGCCCTGGAGCGGCGTCGGGCGTGA
- a CDS encoding HEAT repeat domain-containing protein: MNHLPEFPAEEERYRALHELDPRMPGALEVLVLGLHDESWRVRHIAAEALKRLPSPREVAERLICVLGERGETGARNAAAEALAGLGGASLGPLVRLLAHPDPDQRKFAADILGQLGQRTAELPLVQALEDADLNVRVAVSEALGRVGGEHAARALEALLEDPEPLLRLSALEGLALLRCPPPLSVVVALLGDMRLQRSAFRVLGLVPQVAATERICQGLASPLRSVREAALGGLGTQTALAEPVRRGEIEAVVRAALRRLPDAAERLAQALEADDVTVRAGALVAVAALGEASLAVPVAEAAREDRLLREVLNTLCRLGPEGGRALLARMPDLSLPARAAAVEALVDLVDPSSVTALCALLEWAEEDLRAGVVRALGRTRSPEAVPPLVDLLVDPALAGVATRALGVLAGSARPAVLAALEEAVENRATPAAVAALARVGGAPALPALRRLARDVEPPWRAAAVEAAGEVDGAVGRELSRAALADEAVPVRAAGARAMGRLGGPEAGALLLPALHDEDVSVRLAAVQAVGECGAVERATELETLVRHPDGALAVAAVRALARLGAASPHVLREAAGHPDAEVVKAALSAGAVSEEGVALALALLGHARWDVRAAAARVLGDSGGPECLGAARQALEAEPDALARQTLSDAVERLSRR, translated from the coding sequence ATGAACCACCTGCCCGAGTTCCCGGCGGAGGAGGAGCGGTACCGGGCGCTCCACGAGCTGGACCCCCGGATGCCGGGGGCGTTGGAGGTGCTGGTGCTCGGCCTCCACGACGAGAGCTGGCGCGTGCGCCACATCGCGGCCGAGGCCCTCAAGCGGCTGCCGTCGCCGCGCGAGGTGGCCGAGCGCCTCATCTGCGTGCTGGGAGAGCGGGGCGAGACGGGCGCGCGCAACGCGGCGGCGGAGGCGCTGGCGGGCCTGGGCGGTGCGTCCCTGGGGCCGCTGGTGCGGCTGCTGGCGCACCCGGACCCGGATCAGCGCAAGTTCGCGGCGGACATCCTCGGGCAGCTCGGGCAGCGCACCGCGGAGCTGCCCCTGGTTCAAGCGCTGGAGGACGCCGACCTCAACGTGCGGGTGGCCGTCTCCGAGGCGCTGGGACGGGTGGGCGGCGAGCACGCGGCCCGCGCGCTGGAAGCGCTGCTGGAGGACCCGGAGCCCCTGCTGAGGCTGTCCGCGCTGGAGGGGCTGGCGCTGCTGCGGTGCCCGCCGCCGCTGTCCGTCGTGGTGGCGCTGCTGGGGGACATGCGGCTGCAGCGCAGTGCCTTTCGCGTGCTGGGGCTGGTGCCCCAGGTGGCGGCCACCGAGCGCATCTGCCAGGGCCTGGCGTCACCGCTGCGCTCGGTGCGCGAGGCGGCCCTGGGCGGACTGGGGACGCAGACGGCGCTGGCGGAGCCGGTGCGGCGCGGTGAAATCGAGGCGGTGGTGCGCGCGGCGCTGCGGCGGCTGCCGGACGCGGCGGAGCGGCTGGCCCAGGCGCTGGAGGCCGACGACGTCACGGTGCGCGCGGGCGCCCTGGTGGCGGTGGCGGCGCTGGGCGAGGCGTCGCTCGCGGTGCCGGTGGCGGAGGCGGCGCGCGAGGACCGGCTGCTGCGCGAGGTGCTGAACACGCTGTGCCGGCTGGGGCCGGAGGGCGGGCGCGCGCTGCTGGCCCGGATGCCGGACTTGTCCCTGCCGGCGCGGGCGGCCGCCGTCGAGGCGCTGGTGGACCTGGTGGACCCGTCGTCGGTGACGGCGCTGTGCGCGCTGCTGGAGTGGGCGGAGGAGGACCTGCGCGCCGGCGTGGTGCGCGCGCTGGGCCGCACGCGCTCTCCGGAGGCCGTGCCCCCGCTGGTGGACCTGCTGGTGGACCCGGCCCTGGCGGGCGTGGCGACCCGGGCGCTGGGCGTGCTCGCGGGCAGCGCGCGGCCCGCCGTGCTGGCGGCGCTGGAGGAGGCGGTGGAGAATCGGGCGACTCCGGCGGCGGTGGCGGCGCTGGCCCGCGTGGGCGGCGCGCCCGCGCTGCCCGCGCTGCGGCGGCTGGCCCGGGACGTGGAGCCCCCCTGGCGCGCGGCGGCGGTGGAGGCCGCGGGAGAGGTGGACGGCGCGGTGGGCCGGGAGCTGTCGCGCGCGGCGCTGGCGGACGAGGCGGTGCCGGTGCGGGCCGCGGGCGCGCGCGCCATGGGACGGCTGGGCGGCCCGGAGGCGGGGGCGCTGCTGCTGCCCGCGCTGCATGACGAGGACGTGTCCGTGCGGCTGGCCGCGGTGCAGGCGGTGGGCGAGTGCGGCGCGGTGGAGCGGGCGACGGAGCTGGAAACGCTGGTGCGGCACCCGGACGGCGCGCTGGCGGTGGCGGCGGTGCGCGCGCTGGCGCGGCTGGGGGCGGCGAGCCCCCACGTGTTGCGGGAGGCGGCGGGCCATCCCGACGCGGAGGTGGTGAAGGCGGCCCTGTCCGCGGGAGCGGTGTCCGAGGAGGGCGTGGCGCTGGCGCTGGCGCTGCTGGGCCATGCGCGCTGGGACGTGCGCGCGGCGGCGGCGCGGGTGCTGGGGGATTCGGGCGGGCCGGAGTGCCTGGGCGCCGCCCGCCAGGCGCTGGAGGCGGAGCCGGACGCCCTGGCGCGGCAGACCCTGTCCGACGCGGTGGAGCGCCTGTCCAGGCGCTGA